In Cydia pomonella isolate Wapato2018A chromosome 1, ilCydPomo1, whole genome shotgun sequence, one genomic interval encodes:
- the LOC133525867 gene encoding uncharacterized protein LOC133525867: MLIICLWVSLAMSCTGITGYHYRTQNKLQAKGREQTTLLRRRVLDLQHYPRRQDDGYHQPEHPHFNNTHFCPIQEMEQSGARLVDEEDYPWIARVVHGRPFKEIMAPLICTAAAIDKEIFITAARCIATAKAEFTTVLYLNRQIGVKAFIFPVEPSKQMFDDVGLIVTWAPWQNKTIHYEIINLPKNPRPDDNSYYFFEDLVDTKAKTSTLIGFIELEESPGTHKLYKLENMHASNRICNEIYPMTKNSDDYWAPCVHFCSPEEHDMNSETCRRYLLGLGHMVVDEQTNELIGIVTWTCANSAPDRLSRDRLPMPLGVAVPNRKTLKIDKNCADMLTNDKMPHTQLTRGYYRHLCMDMY, encoded by the exons atgctGATTATATGTTTATGGGTATCACTTGCGATGTCATGTACCGGAATTACCGGATACCACTACCGAACCCAAAATAAGCTCCAAGCAAAGGGAAGAGAACAGACAACCCTCCTTCGCCGCCGGGTGCTGGATCTGCAGCACTATCCGCGACGGCAAGACGACGGCTACCACCAGCCGGAACACCCACATTTTAACAATACTC ATTTCTGCCCAATACAAGAAATGGAGCAAAGTGGAGCCCGCCTGGTTGACGAGGAGGACTACCCGTGGATTGCGAGGGTGGTACACGGTCGCCCCTTTAAAGAGATCATGGCACCTCTCATCTGTACGGCGGCTGCGATCGATAAGGAAATATTTATTACGGCCGCCAGATGTATCGCCAC GGCCAAAGCCGAATTTACAACTGTACTGTACCTTAACCGACAAATAGGCGTGAAAGCGTTTATTTTCCCGGTGGAACCGTCAAAACAAATGTTTGATGACGTTGGGCTGATCGTTACCTGGGCCCCGTGGCAGAATAAAACTATACATTATGAAATTATCAACCTCCCGAAAAATCCACGACCAGACGACAATTCATACTATTTTTTCGAAGACTTGGTCGACACCAAGGCAAAAACCTCAACTCTCATAGGATTCATTGAACTG GAAGAGTCGCCGGGGACTCATAAGCTATACAAGCTGGAAAATATGCACGCGAGCAATAGAATCTGCAACGAGATCTACCCAATGACGAAGAATTCTGACGATTACTGGGCGCCCTGCGTCCATTTCTGTAGCCCCGAAGAACACGACATGAACAGCGAGACTTGCCGCCGCTACCTGCTCGGACTGGGGCACATGGTTGTCGACGAACAGACCAACGAACTGATCGGTATAGTCACGTGGACGTGCGCCAACAGTGCTCCAGACAGACTTAGTAGAGACAGGCTGCCAATGCCTCTTGGGGTAGCGGTGCCTAACAGGAAGAcgttaaaaatagacaaaaactGTGCTGATATGCTAACGAATGATAAAATGCCACATACTCAACTTACGCGTGGCTATTATAGGCATTTGTGTATGGATATgtattaa